The following coding sequences are from one Natrarchaeobaculum sulfurireducens window:
- a CDS encoding ribonucleotide-diphosphate reductase subunit beta, protein MNTGDSLHTPSDSDVDAVTETQTDIFEERTQLKPYEYPELLDYVEAIRNSYWVHTEFNFEGDVQDYKVNTTPAEKTVIKRTMLAIAQIEVQVKTFWSDIYKQMPKPEIGSVGMTFADSEVRHMDAYSHLLDVLGITEDFKQVTEEPAIKQRIDYLNEYLERGQTDDRKEYVMSILLFSTFVEHVSLFSQFLIMTSFDKHEKKFKGIANAVEATSKEEQIHGLFGVELVETIREENPGLFDEDFEADVKQACEQAYEAEMEILDWIFEEGELEFLPREHVNAYLRDRFNQGLENVGVEPIFEPDEALLEETRWFDEDIMMTKDNDFFSKRSTTYNKHTQSVTAEDMF, encoded by the coding sequence ATGAATACGGGCGACTCTCTCCACACTCCATCTGACAGTGATGTGGACGCAGTCACAGAGACACAGACTGACATCTTCGAGGAGCGAACCCAACTCAAACCCTACGAGTACCCGGAACTCCTCGATTATGTCGAAGCTATTCGGAATAGCTACTGGGTACACACTGAGTTCAACTTCGAAGGTGACGTGCAAGATTACAAGGTTAACACCACACCTGCAGAAAAGACGGTCATCAAGCGGACGATGCTGGCCATCGCGCAGATCGAAGTGCAGGTGAAGACGTTTTGGTCGGACATCTACAAGCAGATGCCCAAACCCGAAATTGGGAGTGTGGGCATGACGTTTGCCGATAGTGAAGTCCGTCACATGGATGCCTACAGTCATCTCCTCGACGTACTCGGTATCACAGAGGACTTCAAGCAAGTCACGGAAGAGCCTGCGATCAAGCAGCGAATCGACTACCTCAACGAGTACCTAGAGCGCGGTCAGACTGATGACCGCAAAGAGTACGTAATGAGTATTCTGCTGTTCAGCACGTTCGTTGAACACGTCTCGCTGTTCAGCCAGTTTCTCATCATGACGAGTTTCGATAAGCACGAAAAGAAATTCAAAGGGATTGCAAACGCTGTCGAGGCAACGAGCAAGGAAGAACAGATTCACGGCCTGTTCGGTGTCGAACTCGTAGAGACCATCCGCGAGGAAAACCCCGGTCTCTTCGATGAGGACTTCGAGGCCGATGTCAAACAGGCCTGTGAGCAGGCATACGAGGCTGAAATGGAAATTCTTGACTGGATCTTTGAGGAGGGCGAACTGGAATTCCTCCCCAGAGAACACGTGAACGCGTATCTCCGGGACCGATTCAACCAGGGCCTCGAAAACGTGGGCGTCGAACCCATCTTCGAACCCGACGAAGCGTTACTCGAAGAGACGCGTTGGTTCGATGAGGACATCATGATGACGAAGGATAACGACTTCTTCAGCAAGCGATCTACCACGTACAACAAGCACACCCAGAGCGTTACTGCGGAGGATATGTTCTAA